The Brassica napus cultivar Da-Ae chromosome C1, Da-Ae, whole genome shotgun sequence DNA segment CGGTCGCTCCTCAGGCGACGCCTTAGTAGAACCAGTCTGCGCAGGGCCCTCTGCAGTGTCTTCTCAAACGACTGTTGAGGCTTCATTTTGGTCGTTAGAAGGATCCTTACGAGGCCTTTTCTTCccgtccttcttcttcttcttcttcttctttgagaCTTTTAGAGACATCAACAGAAGGCGGAGCTTCCTCCAAAGGAACACTCTCCTCAAGAGAGGCAGACTGCTGCCCTTCGGCGACACGTTTCTTCGCCTTCCCCATCGTCTTCTCTCCATAATTTGGAGCCAACGGCTCCACGTTTGCGTCTTCCACGACAAGACTGGGCCTAACATCTGAAGCACCAGCGGAAGACGACCTCATCGACAACATCTTAAGTTTCCCTTTTAGCAAGGCACTCAGATCTgaaactctctccatctctctagCTTTGTTCAAAATCTTTTTCTGCTTCCAGGTAAATAAGGACAGGCGAGATTTGCGAGGGCCAAGTACAACAGGAAGTCTCGACTCCCAATCAACTGCAAAATAGAAGAGACGACAAAAACGTGAAGCTGACGCAATTATCTATCAACAGAATTTCTCGGCCAAAGATCAAAGAGCTCACCTCTAGCAATCCAAGCATGCTGACGCCTTATCCACTCTCGACTAAGATCTGGCCAACGGAGATGGCTGTGAGCTGCATTCACTTGGGCACTGTCGAAGAACTTCTCCGGGTATGCGATTGTATTCGGGTGACGAACTGCAACAATAAAAAGAAACACATGGCCAGGACCCCCGAGTAAAACATGACACTAACATACGGTATCTACCAAGCGTTTTTTTCCAAAGAACGCGATAGTCGTCCCCAGGGGGCTCTGCGAAGACGTGCTCGTCAgatttgatataaaagtaaGAAAGCTGCCAGTCCTTCGTCTTGTTCGGATTCCTGATCAAAACGTTATAGTTCAAACTCATCTTCACCGAGAATATCCCATGCGGCTAAGCCTTCGTGAAAGTTAACTCTTCAAACACTCTCACGCTCATCGAGATGTCTATCTCTGCGGCCAATACCATCAGCATGACTACAATGCGCAGCGACCCGTTAAGTAACTGGCAGATTGCAATATCCCGATGGAACGCATAGGACGTGATCAGCCGGGGAATCGGAAACAAGAGTTTCGTATGGTCTCCGAAATAGGACTCGTACACACACTAGTAGCCGACCAGAGGCGACCAAGGACGCTGCCCATTAGAAGGAATGATGTATGTAGCGCCGGTACCTCCACATCGCCTCAACAAATTCTTCACCGTCTTGTGAGAAAAGCAAGAATCAAACACGTTCTTCCACGACTGACCGTCGGCCCGTGGATCACGCAACGATTCCGGCGGAAGTGGAGAAAGCTCCTCGAAGATTCCGTCAGGATGGTAAATCGTAGGCCAGTCTATCAGACGAGCCGGTCTCGGAGGCCTCGAAACCTGGCTTAACTCTCCAGAATTGTGACGTTCCAAACTTCTCGAGACACCACTTCGATCTTCTCGGTCATTATCCCCACTACTGCTCGCATCGCTACCTACACTAACTTCGGTACGACCAGCGGATTTCTCTTGAATCTGCATGTGAGACTCAGCGACTAGAAGGCGCTGAGATAGACTCATATTCTCCGTATCCCGCATGACGTCGCGATGGATCAGATCAAACTCATCTAACGGGCTACCATTCGCCGTCAAGTCTTTGGTCGGGCTCGGAGTGGTAGCAATGTCCTTTCCTTTCTCTTCGCGTGATAGTCGACTCTTCGGAGGCGTGCTTGTCATTCTGAGGACGACTAAACTGACAATCGAAGCGCTGACTCACCAAAAACGAATCTAGAAAGAGAAATTAAactagagagaagggagagaaagtTGGATACTTGAGTATGCAGAGGAGAATGACGAAAGCAAAGTAAAGAAGCCTATTTATAGCAAAAATGGAGGCACACTTCCCAAGCGTAATCATTAGGTCTAGAAAGGCCGAAATGGGCCTCAAGGGACGCCTACTTGCCCAAGAACCTACTCGCAACGGTTCGGTTTCTCGCCCAAACCGATTTCTGGTTAacgaacaaacaaaaatcaatctTCGGTTTACACCCAGACCGGGTTTTACCGTTAGATGGTTAGTGAGTAAACCTCTTGATCCGCCTAAAAAGCGTCCTATGCCGTGAAAACGACAAGAACGAAGCGGGCAAACTTCGACAAAACTTAAACTTTACTCAAGGGACTAACGTGTCTAACGGTGATCAGGGAGACGCATCTTCACAGTCACTTCGAGAAGAAACTACAAGCGACTAAACGTGCTTAAGGATGGCTAGGAAGGCCGAGTAAAATGTGTTCTCAACCAAGAATTGAAACTCACGAAAGGAAGACCTCTATGATCTTTCTACTCAGTCGACTAACGATGACACGTCTCTTGCCCTAGAACTTGTTATCCGAGCAAACCTGACCCACAAATTCACTTGAGACCGTTGCGATGCTCACAAGTGAATTGGGGGCGGGGGcttattgtaggagatggattgcatccctccacaaggcccatcagATAACAAGGTCTAGCCCAATAAGCAGGAGATCTACTCGGCTCGGCGATTAAAATCATCGGCTCGGCCCCATAGTGCTTTTAGTCGACGGAGCCGAGCCGACCAAAAGTGTATGGCTCGAAGGGACTCCCCGAAGGCCCATTTACTCGGTCCACTTGGATAAGGCCCCAAAGACACGCTCAGATTAGGACATTCCAGGATGAAGAGCTTATAAAAGGGGAGGAAGTAGCAGCAAAGGGGGGATCGACACTTTACACACACACACTAAGCGACTATATCTAGGGTTTTAGTCTCTCTTTACTTCTAATCGCTTGGTACCTCCTCCGGTTAGCTCTTCGAGCTCCGGCTTGTCTCCTTGATTTCTTGTCACTCTTGTAACCCTCTTGATCagatctaataaaacgtcttcAGTCATCCCACTTTCGAGTTTTTTAAACCTAGTCGACTGAATCCCGTACAAACAGTAACTAATCCATGAAGAAATCTGAACAAATCGAGAAGATGCAAGTATCAATCAATACAATAGTAAAAGCAAATATAAGCCATGAGGAGGGTGTCCACATCCCCAAAAAAATCGACCTATAGGAAAACAGATTTCTGCCACGTCAAAGGCCTCGCCAACGCCATTTGGGCTTCAAATTTCACCGGCCCGACATCGTTCAAATTCGAGAAGCCCGTGAAGCCCATCTCGCGACTAAGTTCCCTTTCCCCTTTCCGCGAAGtacaaaccctaattttgcaAAATCGATTGTCAAacccttcctcttcctcttcttcatttccTCCGTTTCACGAATCTTTCACCTACGAACAATCAATTCCCTCCCCACTCATGTACACTCTTTAATCTCATTAATGGATCCTTTTCACTTTCTCCCTCTGAGATTCTATGGATTCTTTTCGCTTTCTCTCTCTGagattctatatatatatcttactcGGTGTTTTATTTTCATCAAAAGTCGTTATATCCTCTCGACTGTACATTGCGATGACGTTTTCCGGTGTTCCCGACACAGTGAAAACGAACGGCGAAGCGGCAGTCCCCTCCAGTCCGGTCAAACCCGTCGCCCAAACCGGTGTCTCTTCCGGCGATGTCAATTAGATGAAATCAAAAGGCGTAGCGGCTGTCTCCTCCAGTCCGATCAAACTAATCGGCAAAACCGGTGCCTCTTCCAGCCTCAACATCGGCGTTAGGGGCAAAGCCTCTGTTTCTTCCAGCGCTAAAGGCAAAGCTATCGTCTCCGACAACGTAGGGGATGTGGTTACCTTCAAAGGCGTGACATTCGGGCCCCATGAAGGCGAGGTACAGTTTCGGTTGATCCACTTTTGGGAGGTTTGGAATGCTCAGACGAAGGTGCTTATCGACCTCGAAATGCTTCTCATCGATGAAGAGGTATAAACCGAGATCTTTTTTACAagattagtttagaaaattgtTTGGTCGAAATGCTATGATATCATAACACCTGTTTGCTAATCATCGCTTACACAGTTAAGAAGACTAAGTTAGTTTAACGGTTACGATTCGTTCACATAGTGGATTTAAACCAAATGTTTGCTAAAGATGTCTTAATAGATCTCAGCAACATCCAACATACTGATAGTTAAGATTACTTTAGCAACAAAATAGATTGATTAGATAATTAGTTGTTGTTAGCACCATCATgagaattttgttgttgttcattGTAggttaaatatcttaattatttttgttttcaactaAAGATATCCTCAGTAGCATCTCTAATTGATTCTCTTTTAACAACAGGAAACTGTAATCCAGAGCTTCATTCCCCATGGAAGGATTGAGACTTATTTGCGTCACATGAAAGCTGGTGCTACTTACCGACTCAACAAGTTTTACGGATCAAAGAGCAAGACTATTTACCGGGTAGCTGAACCAAGTGTCACTATTAGCTTCTCAGGGAACTCTGTCATCTCTGTTCTCGAGGACAGTTCGATCCGTTTCCCTGAGGATTGGTTCCGGATCCATGGATACAAAGAATTTGAAGCTGCATGCGACTTGAGAGGTGATCTTTATGGTAAGTTCTCAACATCATTACACCCCATCACTGTTTGTATTGGATAATAGTTTAATCTAGTCttaaatattatgttatcaTCTGATTAAATATTGTATTGATTCTGAAGTGTTTGCCTAGGATAATGTTTTCATACAGACTCAGAAATTTCGGTTTTATTGCTGggtttataacatataaaacatTGAGTTTGATTGTCTTCTCTTGCAGATTATGTTGGCCACATCAAACTTTTGAATGGGCAGGTTCCCAATGACAGTCTCTGCTTGATGAAGCAGAGATAGCTGCATCCCGCCGAGTTGAGCTTCATGTTCAAACACATGAGTAAGTTAATCTCTATCTTCTTCCATATTCACATATGGTCTATCTTACCACACGAGTTTGTGTTGTTACAGCGATCTCGTGTTGAAGCTGTACCTCTGGGACAAGGTTGCCTTTGAGTTCTGTGAAAAGTTTAAAGCATCTGGAGGCACTGCACGTGTTATCTTAGTCACCACCTTAAACCCGAAACGGTTTGTAGGTTTGTATTACCAACTTTTAATTGCTGTTTTAAGATGTTAAATAGGGTTGGGATCGTATCTGGTTAGGTTAGCTTTAAGTAAGTATTATTTTCTGTGATGCAGAGTTATTGAAAGATACTGGtagaactgtttttttttaattgacttTAGAGTTTATTAGCTATGTACCATTTGAAAAAATATGTTAAGAAATAAGAGTCGACTAAGCTAGATGAGATCTGAGAAAAAGATATTGGTAGAAATGCTTTTTTGAATTGACTTTAGAGTTTATTAGCTATgaagcatttaaaaaatatgtgaaTAATTAAGAGTAGACTGAGCAAGACAGGATCTGAGTAACAGATATTCAAATGAATATGCA contains these protein-coding regions:
- the LOC106435504 gene encoding uncharacterized protein LOC106435504 yields the protein MKSKGVAAVSSSPIKLIGKTGASSSLNIGVRGKASVSSSAKGKAIVSDNVGDVVTFKGVTFGPHEGEVQFRLIHFWEVWNAQTKVLIDLEMLLIDEEETVIQSFIPHGRIETYLRHMKAGATYRLNKFYGSKSKTIYRVAEPSVTISFSGNSVISVLEDSSIRFPEDWFRIHGYKEFEAACDLRGDLYGKFSTSLHPITSLLDEAEIAASRRVELHVQTHDDLVLKLYLWDKVAFEFCEKFKASGGTARVILVTTLNPKRFVGVLSLSSMTPSRVFLDSDVQETRLYLSWLNSKLDVANRVNAKVVTKPETATLGKLFSYMKQAPAKVAWFECTKTIDDVVHGSGWYYIGCGVCHTKATKGPTTLLCKKCGKSEIVGVAQYLSKLSVYDHNDQAVFVVLGDAGEELTGKKAAELVESYYQANDSVGEDHIVPVPQAMIDTIGQTRKFIVKVLNHNLTAKSQTLTVTKVLPLEAPEPEGNLGENVDEEPDNEREDHADESVKRGDDGIESEGAKRAKSG